In Tribolium castaneum strain GA2 chromosome 8, icTriCast1.1, whole genome shotgun sequence, the genomic window ataagaaatatatttaaaatatttgatagtagttggccatggaaaaattatttcacttaaaaggtgtgaataatccaAAAGTTCTGTGAACATAACgatttaaatatataaatatagttgaaatttttatatacttttgataaaaaatatatttaaagtATTGGATAGTAGTTGgctatggaaaaattatttcacttaaAAGGTGTAAATAGTCCAAAAGTTCTGTGAACATAACGATTTAAATgtataaatatagtttgacatgtttatatacttttgataagaaatatatttaaaatatttgatagtagttggccatggaaaaatcaTTTCActtaaaaggtgtgaataatccaAAAGTTCTGTGAACATAACGAtctaaatatataaatatagtttgaaatttttatatactttcgataagaaatatatttaaaatatttgatagtagttggccatggaaaaattatttcacttaaaaggtgtgaataatccaAAAGTTCTGTGAACATAACGATTTAAATgtataaatatagtttgaaatttttatatactttcgataagaaatatatttaaaatatatgatagtagttggccatggaaaaattatttcacttaaaaggtgtgaataatccaAAAGTTCTCTGAACATAACGATTTAAATgtataaatatagtttgaaatttttatatactttcgataagaaatatatttaaaatatttgatagtagttggccatggaaaaatcaTTTCACTTAAAAAGTCTGAAAAATCCAAAAGTTCTGTGAACATAACgatttaaatatataaatatagtttgaaatttttatatacttttgataagaaatatatttaaaatatttgataatagttggccatggaaaaattatttcacttaaaaggtgtgaataatccaAAAGTTCTGTGAACATAACGATTTAAATATATGAATatagtttgaaatttttatatacttttgataagaaatatatttaaaatatttgatagtagttggccatggaaaaattatttcacttaaaaggtgtgaataatccaAAAGTTCTGTGAACATAACGATTTAAATATATGAATATAGTTTgacatttttatatacttttgatacgaaatatatttaaaatatttgatagtagttggccatggaaaaattatttcacataaaaggtgtttatatttttttcaagttttttaagtatttttgcacaaaaactactaaattaagcgttttagcattttttgcctggaacaaaatttaagctaaaaactcaattattttggtaaattttgtccaaaaaaCCTCAAACTTAAAGTAAACTTTATACAGTTAATATATTATTGGTGTGGTCAGGTCAGAAAATAccaatcaaacaaaaaccgtctttaaatgtaaattgttacacaatctgtttttattttgattcttGATGCCTAacaatcattttaaaacactatgtattttttattttaaaaaaagtttagttAATTATTGTTACAATACTTGTTTATGGGAGTAATACATTCAATTGAATCAAATCAGATTTTTTCCAGGTCACATTAATTGACCCCCGGCCCATTTATTCATTTCCCCAATTGCCAAATCAACGATGTAAACACATGGAACCATTCATCAATTAAAATGGCATTTGGGGCACTGGTCCTGCTTTCACTCCTTGTTCCTGGAGTTTTCTCCGACATCACCGTAACCTCAGGAAATTGCAGTAAGTTTCAAATtattaggaaattttttttgtaattttttccagGTTACTATTGGACTTTATACAATGGCACAACTCCTTCCGAGGCAGTTTTAGGAGGTGTGACCCCAGAGGGTGAATTGTTCTTCCTTGCTTTGGTTCAGTTAAAACTAATCAATGAAATTTACGTCGGAATGCTCATCcacgaaaaaaaatatgttagaaTCACCTCGCTAGGATTGGCCAAAGAGGTCAAAAATGACCCCTTTACTGTTgtaaatgtaagtttttttaatcatttcttATACATACTAGTATTTAAgaaatttagagaaaaacgagttaatattttgatttttctttatagcAAGCCATGAGAAGTATTtagattttcaataaaaactaCGAAAAATATATTCCCAACAAGTATATATATATAGTTTTTTTaccattgtttttttataattccaCATATTTAACTTTATAACCGTTTACAAAACTTCTAGGTTATTCaaaccttttatgtgaaataatttttccacagCCAActactattaaaaattttaaatatattttttatcaaaagtatacaaaaatatcaaactttatttatacattcttgaattcagaaaaaataagcttttcgaaaaagtCGTAGCCAACTATGAAtcctatataaaaaattaaaatctaaacaaatgattaaaaaaatcgttaacaagattattaaattctatGTAAATAAAGAGTGtctttactttaataaccgttcacaaatcttttaaattatttacaccatttatgtgaaataattttcccATGGCCGActactatcaaatattttaaatatcaatcaaaagtataaatcaataaatataaatcaatttatcaaaagtatataaaaatagtaaGTATCAAATATAAGTATTCACTAAACTTCTATATAATTCACACCTTTTGTGTAAAACagtttttccatggccaactactatcaaatattttaaatatattttgatcaaaagtatataaaaacatcaaactgtatttatatattttccaATTCAGAAAACACAAACTTTTCGaatgtgaatttttaaaaaggttTCGCTGAAATATCAGTTTTTTATACttaagtcaaaaacaaaagacgGTCAAAAACGAAACTTGTATCTTTTTAATCacagtttaaagaaaaaaatatttcagattTTGTGTTCGCGTGATGGGAAGGCGTTTAAATGGGTTGAGACGAAAAGTGAAGACTTGGCCCTTGTGCCCCATCTGGTCAACGGCGGTAAGGTTTTAGGCCAAGATTTGTACATTGGAAGAATCAGAAAATACGGAGGAACGCTCGTTGGAAAAGTTTTTCCACACAAATTTATCTATCAAGGATTGTACGTGCCTGAAGGAAACGTTTTTGCTCAGTTTATGGAGTATGAAGTGTTAACGTTTAATTGTGACTACAAGATAAAAGGCCAGTTAAGCGAAATGtaaagcatttaaaattaaaaaataattgtactGGAAACGATTTCTTTGCCTGAAGTTCGTTCCCTTTGTCCGGGCAGGTCTTGGACAAGTGTGCGGACTTAATGACCCCATTTCTTGACCATAACTTGTATAGCCCAAAGGTTGGGGATCTCTAATGTTATTTGCCCTCAATGGGTTAACCTGTTCTTGAAGCGACTTGGACGAAATTGCATTAAAGTGGCAAAGGGTAGATTCACCCCCTTTCCGGAATTTCGAGATTTTATTTCCAGATATATACCTACGTGAGAATTGTTACTCGTTCAACTAGTTTATTTATTCGTTCAATTGTAATTGAAATCGAAACTTTGACAAAACCAGATTCGATGAGAAACTTTACAAGGGAAAAACGGTCACCCAACATTTATTCAATTACCAGttaattcaattcaattcaatagaaatacgaaaaaagcacaatcaaattttattaaaataatgtaataatttaataataaatcggaataaattacacaaactaaaactgtttttatattttttttatgtatacagggtgatgaatcaaagttatatttttttaaatggaacaccgtatatatttttgcataattagattttacgcaaaaaataatttaatatacagggtgtgccaaaaagcaaaaagttaaataactcagatttttcatatagaacaccatgtattttttttttcatatatcgataacatttttaataagcttTCTAATAATGTGAGGCTTGCATTACAAATTTaggatatttttcaaattttttcaaaaaaatatattttattacaagaaaatttcttagcctagaatctgataagtcaaatggtaatttatatTAGTCAAATTCcattagtaatttaattattatttagtacataaataatttcactTAGCaaccattataaaaaaacaaaaaatatatatttttttgaacaatttaaagacataattcaaatttgttatacaaaccgcatatcatttttaagcttatgaaaaatgctatcggTACGTGTAacgaaatacatggtgttctatataaaaaaatgagttatttaactttttgcgttttggcacaccctgtacaataTCTGCGTGTTTCATccaaaagtcgactatttgctaaGACTTCAAGttattctgagtttttctattgcaaatttgccggtaaatattcataggcgactttgcagtaatttttcaaaaattggtcttttttataacaaaaagttgaataattccaaaacgaaaagaaatagacccataataatttctacaaagttacattattttttacgtagaatctaattatggaaaaatatatagagtgtttcatttaaaaaaatataactttggttcaccaccctgtatataacactctgtgtattaaaaaaatatctttaatttatgtaatttaagTAGATCTAACGAATAATTGaaacggcatggcaatatttccagtagcaaaaaagttaaagaCCGATAACACGTccttgggtcaccctgtatgtaaaaCTGTAGACCCTTGCCATTGCTATATTTTTatatctgtgattttttattttttttactgttttttactAATAGTTGTGTAATGTATATGTGTAATAAATGAGCATTGCCCCTCTTATGATTAAATACAAGGTGTTTCACCGAACTTTACGAGGCTTGCGTTTAATGTACGCAcccaaatttacaaaaatcgccAAACACTAGATATACCcgcaaaaaacataattaatgacttaatttttggaaacccaTGACAGTAGTTGTCAGACTAATGTCATCTATAGCCATAAATTGCcatttttcagaaacaatTTCTCATAAATATGAATAGGATCTAATCTATTTATATCTTAAAAGAGTGAACAAACTAGAGAAgactccaatttttcaaaatttgtaatcaagTTCGTATGGGAATGTGTATTGTTGGTGGTATATTACAGGCGCAATTTGTTCATAAAAAGAACGATACTGCCATCAACCATTGGATAAGTTGATACGATCGAGAAGGCTGTGAAATGGCTC contains:
- the LOC103313380 gene encoding uncharacterized protein LOC103313380, producing MAFGALVLLSLLVPGVFSDITVTSGNCSYYWTLYNGTTPSEAVLGGVTPEGELFFLALVQLKLINEIYVGMLIHEKKYVRITSLGLAKEVKNDPFTVVNILCSRDGKAFKWVETKSEDLALVPHLVNGGKVLGQDLYIGRIRKYGGTLVGKVFPHKFIYQGLYVPEGNVFAQFMEYEVLTFNCDYKIKGQLSEM